One part of the Janthinobacterium sp. 17J80-10 genome encodes these proteins:
- a CDS encoding enoyl-CoA hydratase-related protein: MNYRTLEIDHGGGMLATIWLNRPGHGNALDAVMLEELAAAFAGLANLAQLRAVVLAARGPQFCVGSALDWRGELAASPPAWRRADADLAGLLQTMQALPAPVVARVQGDCQGAGAGLVAACDIALAAGHAGFCLPEAQADAALTAYIPWLEQAAGARAARRYLLTAERLSAFEAKQIGLVHEAVAADALHERTDAIVAALLQANNKKVFGERIWNTADKMDKATGSPAA; encoded by the coding sequence ATGAACTACCGCACACTGGAAATTGATCATGGCGGCGGCATGCTCGCCACAATCTGGCTGAACCGTCCGGGGCACGGCAATGCGCTCGATGCCGTCATGCTGGAAGAATTGGCTGCAGCGTTTGCCGGCCTTGCGAACCTGGCGCAGCTGCGCGCAGTCGTGCTGGCCGCGCGTGGTCCGCAATTTTGCGTGGGCAGCGCGCTGGACTGGCGTGGCGAACTGGCAGCCAGTCCGCCCGCCTGGCGCCGCGCCGATGCGGATTTGGCAGGCTTGCTGCAAACGATGCAGGCCTTGCCCGCGCCGGTGGTGGCCAGGGTTCAGGGCGATTGCCAAGGCGCTGGTGCAGGTCTTGTCGCTGCCTGCGATATTGCCCTGGCAGCGGGCCATGCGGGTTTCTGCCTGCCCGAGGCGCAAGCCGATGCAGCGCTGACGGCATATATTCCCTGGCTGGAGCAAGCCGCGGGTGCGCGCGCAGCGCGCCGCTACCTGCTGACGGCGGAACGATTGTCCGCCTTTGAAGCCAAACAGATCGGCCTGGTGCACGAGGCCGTGGCTGCCGATGCGCTGCACGAGCGCACCGATGCGATCGTCGCAGCCCTGCTGCAGGCCAACAACAAGAAAGTTTTTGGAGAACGTATTTGGAACACAGCCGACAAAATGGACAAAGCGACTGGATCGCCCGCAGCCTGA
- the bioF gene encoding 8-amino-7-oxononanoate synthase, with protein MKLLDDLQRQLDQLQAQSLQRRRRTADSPCAPRVTVDGRDMLAFCSNDYLGLAAHPQVVEALREGAGLYGAGSGASHLVSGHSRAHAELEDKLAQFMAPHLQQPRALYFCTGYMANLALLSALGGADAVIFSESLNHASLIDGCRLARAQVEVYPHGDLAALEKLLAASTATAKLVVTDSVFSMDGNIAPLPQLLALCERHDAWLVVDDAHGFGVLGEHGRGALEHFGLSSPNLVYMGTLGKAAGVGGAFVAAHETVIEWLVQRARPYIYTTAAAPALAHALLASLDIIAGREGDARRTQLRMLVGQLDADLQLARWRRLPSITAIQPIVIGANQEALDAAAALYAQGLWVPAIRPPTVPAGTARLRVTLSASHTAEQVAQLVRALNALEAAN; from the coding sequence ATGAAACTCCTCGACGATCTGCAGCGGCAACTGGACCAGTTGCAGGCGCAAAGCCTGCAGCGCCGCCGCCGTACTGCCGACTCGCCGTGCGCGCCGCGCGTCACCGTCGATGGCCGCGACATGCTGGCGTTCTGCAGCAACGATTACCTGGGACTTGCGGCCCACCCGCAAGTGGTCGAAGCCTTGCGCGAGGGGGCGGGCCTGTATGGCGCCGGCAGCGGTGCCTCGCACCTGGTCAGTGGCCACAGCCGCGCCCATGCCGAGCTGGAAGACAAGCTGGCGCAATTCATGGCGCCGCATCTGCAGCAGCCGCGCGCCCTGTATTTCTGCACCGGCTACATGGCCAACCTGGCGCTGCTTTCCGCGCTGGGCGGCGCCGATGCCGTGATTTTTTCCGAAAGCCTGAACCACGCGTCGCTCATTGACGGCTGCCGCCTGGCGCGCGCGCAGGTCGAGGTCTATCCGCATGGCGATCTCGCCGCGCTGGAAAAGCTGCTGGCCGCCAGCACGGCTACCGCCAAGCTGGTGGTGACCGACAGCGTCTTCAGCATGGATGGCAATATTGCGCCGCTGCCGCAACTGCTGGCCCTGTGCGAGCGCCATGACGCCTGGCTGGTGGTGGACGATGCCCACGGTTTCGGCGTGCTGGGCGAACACGGCCGCGGCGCACTCGAGCATTTCGGCCTGAGCTCGCCCAACCTGGTCTACATGGGCACGCTCGGCAAGGCTGCCGGCGTCGGCGGCGCCTTCGTCGCCGCGCATGAGACCGTGATCGAATGGCTGGTGCAGCGCGCGCGGCCCTACATCTACACCACCGCCGCCGCGCCGGCACTGGCGCATGCCTTGCTGGCAAGCCTGGACATCATTGCAGGCCGCGAAGGGGATGCCCGCAGAACGCAGTTGCGCATGCTGGTCGGCCAGCTGGACGCCGATCTGCAGCTGGCGCGCTGGCGCCGCCTGCCATCGATCACGGCGATCCAGCCAATCGTGATCGGCGCCAACCAGGAAGCGCTGGATGCAGCCGCGGCCCTGTACGCACAAGGCTTGTGGGTGCCGGCGATCCGCCCGCCGACTGTGCCGGCGGGCACGGCGCGCCTGCGCGTGACGCTGTCGGCGTCG
- a CDS encoding YchJ family metal-binding protein, with amino-acid sequence MGKNRPQSAAAQACPCGGHAYAACCGRFIGQQQLPHTPEELMRSRYTAYTLGNEAYVRATWYPRTLPAGPLVSTEPGMTWLGLEVRRHAAAGDEGTVEFVARYKVGGRAQRMHEVSRFVREEGRWYYLDGSFPAGRT; translated from the coding sequence ATGGGCAAAAACAGGCCGCAGTCCGCCGCCGCACAGGCATGTCCCTGCGGCGGTCACGCGTACGCGGCGTGCTGCGGCCGCTTCATCGGACAGCAGCAGCTCCCGCACACTCCGGAAGAATTGATGCGCTCGCGCTATACCGCCTATACCCTGGGCAATGAAGCCTATGTGCGCGCCACCTGGTATCCGCGTACCTTGCCGGCCGGGCCGCTGGTCTCTACCGAGCCCGGCATGACCTGGCTGGGGCTGGAAGTGCGCCGGCATGCGGCAGCCGGCGACGAGGGCACGGTAGAATTCGTTGCCCGCTACAAGGTCGGCGGGCGCGCCCAGCGCATGCACGAAGTCAGCCGCTTCGTGCGCGAGGAAGGGCGCTGGTATTACCTCGATGGCAGCTTCCCGGCGGGCAGGACATGA
- the bioA gene encoding adenosylmethionine--8-amino-7-oxononanoate transaminase — MEHSRQNGQSDWIARSLKSVWHPCTQMQHHESVPLVPVSHGRGAWLYDADGRRYLDAISSWWVNLFGHANPRINAALKDQLDRLEHAMLAGFTHEPVIALSEKLGALTGHALGHCFYASDGASAVEIALKMSVHAWRNGGLPDKREFVCLKNSYHGETLGALAVTDVPLFREAYGSLLQQVHVIASPDARGAREGESAADVALRAAAELEKLLAERAGHIAAVIVEPLVQCATGMAMHDPVYLKQVRALCDRYGVHMIADEIAVGNGRTGTFFACEQAGIWPDFVCLSKGISGGYLPLSLVMTTDAVYQAFYDRDVARGFLHSHSFTGNPLACRAALATLAIFEEDDVINSNRDKAARITDALAPLAQHERVRHFRQRGMIWAFDAVIDDPQQAQTFSRRFFTTALEHELLLRPIGTTVYLMPPYILDHEEIALLAGRMHTVFEKVLKG; from the coding sequence TTGGAACACAGCCGACAAAATGGACAAAGCGACTGGATCGCCCGCAGCCTGAAAAGCGTCTGGCACCCCTGCACGCAAATGCAGCACCACGAAAGCGTGCCGCTGGTGCCGGTTTCCCACGGGCGCGGCGCCTGGCTGTATGACGCCGACGGCAGGCGCTACCTGGACGCCATCAGTTCCTGGTGGGTGAATCTCTTTGGCCATGCCAACCCGCGCATCAATGCCGCGCTGAAAGACCAGCTCGACCGCCTTGAACACGCGATGCTGGCCGGTTTCACGCACGAGCCGGTGATCGCACTTTCAGAGAAACTGGGCGCACTTACCGGCCACGCCCTCGGGCATTGCTTCTACGCTTCCGACGGCGCTTCCGCCGTCGAGATCGCCTTGAAGATGAGCGTGCACGCCTGGCGCAACGGCGGCTTGCCCGACAAGCGCGAATTCGTCTGCCTCAAGAACAGCTACCACGGCGAGACGCTTGGCGCACTGGCCGTCACCGACGTGCCGCTGTTTCGCGAAGCTTACGGCAGCCTGCTGCAGCAGGTGCACGTCATCGCCAGCCCCGATGCGCGCGGCGCGCGCGAGGGCGAGTCGGCAGCCGACGTGGCGCTGCGCGCCGCCGCCGAGCTGGAAAAACTGCTGGCCGAACGCGCCGGGCATATCGCCGCGGTGATCGTCGAGCCGCTGGTGCAGTGCGCAACCGGCATGGCCATGCACGACCCGGTGTACCTCAAGCAGGTGCGCGCGCTGTGCGACCGCTACGGCGTGCACATGATCGCCGACGAGATTGCGGTCGGCAATGGCCGCACTGGCACCTTCTTTGCCTGCGAACAGGCCGGCATCTGGCCCGACTTCGTCTGTTTGTCCAAGGGCATCAGCGGCGGTTACCTGCCGCTGTCGCTGGTGATGACCACCGATGCCGTCTACCAGGCCTTTTACGACCGCGATGTTGCGCGCGGCTTTCTGCATTCGCATTCGTTTACCGGCAACCCGCTGGCTTGCCGTGCAGCGCTGGCGACCTTGGCGATTTTCGAGGAAGACGACGTTATCAACAGCAACCGCGACAAGGCTGCGCGCATCACCGATGCGCTGGCGCCGCTGGCGCAGCATGAGCGGGTGCGGCACTTCCGCCAGCGCGGCATGATCTGGGCCTTCGATGCAGTCATCGATGATCCGCAGCAGGCGCAGACTTTTTCGCGGCGCTTTTTCACGACGGCGCTGGAGCATGAATTGCTGCTGCGGCCGATCGGCACCACCGTCTACCTGATGCCGCCGTATATCCTCGATCACGAGGAAATTGCCTTGCTGGCCGGCCGCATGCACACCGTCTTTGAAAAGGTATTGAAGGGATGA